A single region of the Vicia villosa cultivar HV-30 ecotype Madison, WI linkage group LG4, Vvil1.0, whole genome shotgun sequence genome encodes:
- the LOC131599667 gene encoding protein DETOXIFICATION 55 codes for MLAQEKSQKIYPTTAEVVEELKRMVDIGFPIAAMSLVGYLKNMILVVCMGKLGSLELASGALAIGFTNITGYSVLSGLAMGMEPLCTQAIGSQNFSLVSLILRRTILMLLLASLPISLLWLNLEPFMLCLHQNQDITRIASLYCRLSIPDLIANSFLHPIRIYLRSKGTTWPLLWCTSLSILIHIPFVIFLTFKLHLGVQGIAISAFVANFNTLFFLLSYMFYMHVSKVSPSIPNPTPPLLLSSQQEKPTSIKTLGKEWSMLIRFSIQSCLGVCLEWWWYEFMTILAGYLYNPRVALATAGIVIQTTSLMYTLPTALSASVSTRVGNELGAGQPSRANLSTMVAIGMALASSTLGLLWTTLGREKWGKVFTNDKEILELTMVVLPIIGVCELANCPQTTSCGILRGSARPGIGAGINFYSFYLVGAPIGIVLGFVLKLGLVGFCYGLLAAQIVCVVSILVVVYNTDWERESLKAKNLVGKGGGSCDTLFAHVVVEDQTVKCEQGIVFLNCNK; via the exons ATGCTTGCTCAAGAGAAATCCCAAAAGATATACCCGACAACTGCTGAG GTAGTGGAGGAGCTAAAGAGAATGGTGGACATAGGATTTCCTATAGCAGCCATGAGCCTAGTAGGATACCTCAAAAACATGATCTTAGTTGTATGCATGGGAAAGTTGGGAAGCCTTGAGTTAGCAAGTGGTGCTTTAGCCATAGGCTTCACCAACATAACCGGTTACTCAGTCCTTTCAGGTCTAGCCATGGGAATGGAGCCTCTATGTACTCAAGCCATTGGTTCACAAAACTTCTCCTTAGTCTCTCTCATATTAAGAAGAACAATTCTCATGTTATTGCTAGCTTCCTTACCTATTTCTCTCTTGTGGCTCAATCTTGAACCCTTCATGCTATGCCTTCATCAAAATCAAGACATAACAAGAATAGCAAGCCTCTATTGCCGCCTCTCGATCCCCGATCTTATAGCGAATAGCTTCCTTCACCCGATTCGAATCTATTTACGCAGCAAAGGTACAACTTGGCCATTATTGTGGTGCACTTCACTTTCCATTCTCATTCACATCCCTTTTGTCATTTTTTTAACCTTCAAACTTCACCTTGGTGTGCAAGGTATTGCTATTTCAGCTTTTGTTGCAAATTTCAACACCCTTTTCTTTCTTCTATCATACATGTTCTACATGCATGTCTCAAAGGTTTCACCCTCCATACCTAACCCTACACCTCCCTTGTTATTATCATCACAACAAGAAAAACCAACAAGTATTAAAACCCTAGGAAAAGAATGGAGCATGTTGATTAGATTCTCTATTCAAAGTTGTCTTGGAGTGTGCTTAGAATGGTGGTGGTATGAATTCATGACAATTCTAGCTGGTTACCTTTACAACCCTCGTGTAGCTTTAGCTACGGCTGGGATAGTGATACAAACAACATCACTTATGTACACTTTACCGACGGCACTCAGCGCGTCGGTATCAACAAGAGTTGGAAATGAGCTTGGAGCTGGTCAACCATCAAGAGCAAACTTGTCAACTATGGTAGCAATAGGAATGGCACTAGCAAGTTCAACATTGGGACTATTATGGACAACATTAGGGAGAGAAAAATGGGGGAAAGTGTTCACAAATGACAAAGAGATTTTGGAGTTGACAATGGTTGTTTTACCTATAATTGGTGTTTGTGAGTTAGCAAATTGTCCACAAACAACAAGTTGTGGAATACTTAGAGGGAGTGCAAGGCCAGGTATTGGGGCAGGgataaatttttattcattttatcttGTGGGGGCGCCAATAGGAATAGTGTTGGGGTTTGTTTTGAAACTAGGGTTGGTGGGGTTTTGTTATGGTTTGTTGGCAGCACAAATTGTATGTGTGGTTTCAATTCTAGTTGTGGTATATAACACTGATTGGGAAAGAGAGTCATTGAAGGCAAAAAACTTGGTGGGTAAAGGTGGTGGTTCATGTGACACATTATTTGCACATGTTGTTGTTGAAGACCAAACAGTCAAATGTGAGCAAGGTATTGTCTTTCTCAATTGCAACAAGTGA